The genomic stretch GAAGCACAGGACGTGGTTTTTTTCGGCTTCttctgaagatgaaagaaaggtaactttcttcttttgcaaTATAATTTTCCTTGAAGCAGAAAGCCAGTCTTGGACTTCCCTAAAAGCTAAATGAACTGGATGCACAGCTGTCACTGAAATTTGTATACCTAGTTCTTTGGGCTCCTCCAAAAATCACATCTGAAGTTTTAACTATTAAGGTAGTGTTAGTTCAAGATGTAATTTAGGGAATGGCTATAAATGACATACTGGATGCTGTGGTTTTCTCCATattgcttgttttatttttagtcaaGGAACAAATATTTGTATGTTAAACCTTTGATAAAGTATGAAAACTCCCCCATAAACATACTCTGAACAAGTACCTGGCTTTAGAAAGAACAGCTTGAAATTTGCAAACTGCAAGTTCAGTATTTTGATACGGTCTTATAGTATTTTAGatagtcaaaatattttgactgaTAAGTCCTCTCAATGTGTATATAAAGTCATGGATAAATACTATTTCAAGGTAGGTTCCTTGCACAGTTGCTCTGTTCTTACAGAGGACAGATACTGTGTATCTTTGTTTAATGACTTAAAGATGTATGTGTTGAATGttgtatatttatttagaaTTGGATGTTATCCCTGAGGAGGGAAATTGATCACTACcatgagaagaaagaaacaataacAGAATTCAGGTATCAACCCTtaatctttatttgctttttatccCTTTTGCACTAGCTCTTGACAGTGCTTTTTTAGGCTCTTTGCACCTACAAGTAATttactgttaaataaaaataggtgCAGTAAGGTCCAAGAATGAAGGGCCTTCCTAacatacagtttaaaaaataccaagacaaaaaaaaaatctttttactaAGAGAACTTCATAAGTCAGATTTgtgtaaaacaaataaaaactttaaaatgacAGGAGCAACATATCTGGCTGTTAACTGGGAGATAGGAATagattgcttctgcttttccagcattCCTTTCCAGTGCTGCAGTCCTGCTGACAGACATGTTTACTGTTCTAAGACCCATAGCGCTGTGATGCAGAAGGTGGtactctgtcttttcttttgcagtgaCTCTGGTTCTGATGCAGACAGTTTCTATGGCTCAGTAGAACGTCCCATTGATATCAAGTATTCTCATCATTCAGCAGATAATGAAGGTGACAAATTTAGACACTGATAAATAagatttacttatttatttcttctggaTTCTGCAGGAATTATTCCCATAGCTTAAGCAACCTGATGCAATTTGCAACTATAAATTCTTGTTCTTACAAGGTGTGTAGCTGTTGTAATTTTACATCAGAAGCAGATATTTTGTGCCATGAATcattactaaaaataaatggtAACTAAAGAAATTCAGATCTTTCAGATCTTTCAAGGAGGTGTCTGACACCCTAATaatattatttcagatttttaagacTGCATGTTGGAGAGTTTGTAGATCTAGCAAAAAGATAAAACTTTTGAGTATGTTCATAGGGTAGAAATAGAAAGTGGTCTTTATGATAATTGAGTATTATTGACAATAATTGAATATAATTATCATAATAGGATATTAGTCACTTAAAAGTATGTTCTGAAAACATGCAAAGACAAGGCAGTAAAACATTGTGGAGCTAGTTACCTCCTATCTAGACTGTAAAATTAATTCACCTGTCCTGCAAAACAAGCAGTCACCCACACTGGGATGTTGTTGCATCTGTGTTGTAGTCTGTTTAGTATGAAACAGAGTTGATTATCCCTCCAGTTCAGGAAGATCTTACATTAGGCATAGGATGGGCCTGTGTGAAACACATAGGATAACATTCTTTAATGACTTTCAAACTGAGTAACTTTTTCAAGTAAGGCTGTGAAAATCTCATTCTTAGCATAGCCTTTTTTATTGAAAGTTTGATACCTGGTCATTGCTGTAGTTGTTTCACAGTAAACAGTTCTGGctctgtgtgtttatttttcaattagAATTGAGGACATAACAGAAAGCCTGTCAGATAGGCCTTCACAGTGTGTTTCAGCAACTGACATCCTAGTCAAGAAATGTGTTAGTAAAATCCAACATGAGAAGCCTCGCCTCAAGGTTCAACATAGTTCCTTTACTAGGCATTTTCCCATTTGCACTTTCAGATTTCTAAGGGCAGGGTTGATTGGAGCAAGTACTCTCACTTCCTGAAAGGAAATTCCTGACTAGGACAAAAAGGCAGGAGTGAGTCTTTTTAGGAAATCCGGTTCAATTGctgcaaagcagaggaaaacagacTCATCAGCAATTCATGTAGGATTGTAGCTTAGTACTTTGGTGTTTGTGGGAGGGAAGGGTTTTATGCAATATGAATTATGTTAAAAGGCCTAGCAGGAGTTTAAATTAGGAAAATTAGAAGAGCTAACTGATTTTTATCAGAGATactctttacctttttttatgtgtttctCGGGGGAAATACTGCATATTGTCCTTGAGGCTCCTATCATAGTCAATGAAGGGAAATTATTGCCTAGAAGTAGCATGTTTTTCATGTCTTGATTATTCTGACTTACAGTTAAAGGCAACATTGAAACCATTTAAGCCATTTGttgtggtgctttttttttttgttgccaGCGCAAGGCAAAAGAATAAATTGTTTTGTAGATCACTAGGCTTGCTTAGGCTTTCGTATTGCAAAATCGTCAATGTTTCTGTGTTAGGGTTAGGTTTTCGggattacttttttccccaactgGTTTTGCTAGTGCGTCCATGTAGTTGTGTCTCTGcaactgtttttaatttttctcgGGAATGCTATAACACTAGAAAGTGTCAccagaaagtaaaatttaacTTGAACGATGGAGAAAAATTTAATGTGCAGTGTAGTTCATCTGCCACTGTTGTAAGCGATGGCTTTCTTAATTGACATCAAAATTTAAGGAAACACCTATTCTAAACAGCAGAGAGGTgaacaaaaattttttttccacctctttttggaaaaaaaaaaacctaactgaaaaagatttgtttattaaaaagcaataagTACTCAATGCTTCTTCTTGGTTCCAGGAGTACTTTCCAGTCTCTGACACattgatttttatcttcagattATGaccaggaggaagaggatgagtCTTACTTGCAGCCTGATACTTCTGTCATAGTGAAAGATGGTATGTGATTCCTTTCATTCCCTTCACAAAAGGCCCCATGAAAGGCCACCAATGAAGGCAATATTCATGTAGAATGCTGGATTATTAGTTTGGCTTGGTGATATCTTCAGTTATTTTACCACCTGCAAAGCTTAAGTAATGCACAGGTATCTAATCTTGAGTGATATGTAGGGTCAAAAGTTCCTAGTAACAGCAGTAACAATTTACAGCAAGTGTTAGATGCCTTTGAGGTCATGTTTTCTTGTGGGCCTCCTGCCCTGGAAGGACCTGTATCTGGTCCCCAGCCTGGAGGAGGGGTAATGCTTTTTATGtagttttccttatttttagcAAAGGGAAAACTCTTTGCAAAGTCATCGTAAGCCATGCCTGAATAAAAATTGCAGGAGTTTGCTACACATACATTCAGAATTGTGCTGAAAGTTAAATGCTTATCCAGCATTTTGGGTACTATCAGACCAGATGCCAATGAAATATCTTAAAttacatagaaaataaatttgagaaGTCTTGTTTCTTGACATACTGTATTTCCCCTCCATGTGTCATGTTTTTTGGATGTTTTATTTCCGTAGATATGGTCCTGCCCCCAGCCTACCCACCTCCACCAGTTCCTCATGTCAGAAAAGCTGCCTACTCAGAATCAAGGGCACATTCCTTTGCTGGCAAATCTACTGTGTCAGTACCACCACCGCCTCCTAAAAGAAGCTTACCTGATATCAAACTAGAGGATCTCTTAAACATGAGAGAACCCCAGTTACAGTGCCGAGCTGAACCTAATCTAAAGATTCAATCCTCAAGCCGGAGACTAAGTGAACAGCTGCCCCCTGTACCCCCTCTACCTCCTTTCAAAAAGCCTGCATGTGTTAAAGAATCTTCCTCATTGCCTCCGGAGCCTCTGCCTCTAGCTGAAGTTCTTGCTACTCCAGAAGGGTGCGAGAAGCTAAAAACCTTAAATCTTTCACCGCGAACTCCTCCTCCACTACCAAGCAGTAAACCCAAGCTGTCacagtttactgaaaaaacAGTAGAGCCCAAAGTGCCAAGAGAACATGGTAAACCTGGACTGTTTGTGCCACCAGTGCTCCCAAAGCCACCTCTGCCAAGCCACCAGCCCCCTGGAATCAAGCCTAGACCAGAGAAGTCTTCATGTCCCCAGTTACAGTAAGTATGAAAATACAATGCAGTGTTAAACTTTTCTATTGTGTATAAGTTAACTCGTTGACAGACATACTTCTCAGGTTCACATCAAcatctgtttctcttccctgcacCATCCCTGTCTTCCTCACAGTGTTGTGCTTTTTTGCCTCTGTATTTGTTATTTGAAAATCTTGCAATGAGTGTAGCTTCTGAAATAGTTCAGAAAGAAATAGTagataaactttaaaaaaaattacaccaaaaTTTTTTGTAGTTCATTTGTTTTCAGGTCTGTCTAAAGACTTAAAAGCTTTTGATCGCAGTGAATAAGAAGTCTTTATGTCAGAATCTCAATGAACTGCAAAACCAATTTTAGGCTTCTGTGGAGACAGGAagtgtgtttcattttatattaaGGTAAGCTCTAGTAAGGGATGTGGAAGTAGTTATGGTGATGAGtcagatgaaaatatttttgtccatTGGATTGTTTAGCAGCTCTGAAGAACAAGTAATAAACTCTTTAAAGGTAGTACAAGGAAGACACGGATAcactggagtgagtccagtgGAAGGCCACCAAGATGTTTGGGCTGTAGCACATGATATgtgagaggaggctgagagaactggattCATTCAACCTTTAGGAAGGCTAATGGGAGATCTGGGCTGTCTACAACTACTTAATGGGTGGTTATGGAGAAGACAGAGCAAGACCTCGGAGGTCTGCAGTGATAGGATAAGAGGCAACAGGCAAAAGTCACAACCTGGGAAATTACAGCTAGATACTAGGAAAAACTTTTCACCGTGCGGATGGTGAAACACCAGAACAGGTTgctgcagagaggctgtggaattTCCATCCTTgggagatactcaaaacttgaCTGGAAACAGCTTCCTGAGCTACCTGATCTAGTTGGACCTGCTTTGTGCAGGAGCTTGGACTAAACGATCTCTAGAGGTCTCTTTCAACATAAATTAATCTGATTTGGGGGCTAAACTGAAACTTGCTCTTTGGTTGTACTTTTATTATCCCTTCAGTGTTTTGTGtatatttgttctgttttcctgagGAGATGTCCTTCAGTTTTCGTTCTGTTTCTGCCAGGAGATCGCCACCAGATGGACAGAGTTTTAGAAGCTTCTCATTTGAAAAACCAGCACTACCCTCCAAGCCAAACCAACCTGATGATGATTCTGATGATGACTATGAAAAAGTAAGAATAAGCAGATGATCCATTCTCAAAGAGTATTTTTCTTCGTATGTATACTTTTGGGAatgttttaaatgcatatttcaggaagaaaaaacactttctgaaaacacagtgctgtgtgattttatgtttgggtttttttgagctttAAGGAATGCCTTGACATAATCTGGATTTTAATATTGGATgtaaaggaggaagaagcatAAAGTAAAGATCAAATCACCATGAATAATTTCAGACACTGATGGCTGTAGCTTATTTGCATAACAAGTTGCTAGCATTTTGAGTTGTCATTGACTTGcacagtgatttattttcatattttttacaGGTTGGGCTGCCTGCTTCAATATTTCTTAATACCTCCGAGTCCTTTGAAGTTGAAAGGTAGAATGTGACTTTAAAATAGTTGCTTAGAAGTCCTACAAAAACCTACACTGAACAGTAGTCCAAAGATCATTTTGATAAGTACAATTTATGttcaaaaacaacaaaagtatttaaattcCTTTAATATGAAAATCACTTTTTAGGGGAGTTAGTTCAGTGCTCATGTATCAATTGAAAATGCATTACTACTTGCAAAGTGATTTTGCTCCATCTGGAGAAGGTTGTTCTGCCAGGATGCTAGATGGGACAGAAAGTCAGATCTTCTGTGCTGCGTTGCTGGTTCAGATGCTAGAACATTGGAATTCTTTCAGCTGTGATGTACTATGAATTATTACAACCGAAATAGAGATTTGTAATAAGAATTTTAAGAACCTAGGCATTTTACTTACCTGATACAGAAAATGCTAATATATGTAACTGCTGTATTATTTTTAGGACATTTAAAGCTAGTAGCCCATGGGGACAACCGCAAAATGGATTGTACTGTATTAGGAACTCATCTACTAAGCCTGGAAAGGTAACTTGCAATTACTGAATCTACCCCCAAAACACCTTTTTGATTTAGAGATAGTGTATCTTATATATGATAAAGTACTTAACAATTTAGATGTGCTCTTTCCTTAAAGCAAGAAAATCTGAGACAATCATTATCATgacttcagtgattttttttttttaggctggATTGTAACTAATTCCTTAATAGTACATTGACTTAGAAGAGCTTATTAGCATAGGCTGAATATGTTGCGTTTTTCTTCTTCAAGGTATTGGTTGTATGGGATGGATCTGCAGAAAAAGTAAGAAACTACAGAATCTTTGAAAAGGTTAGTAGCTGCactatgtatgtgtgtgtatatatgtgcatgtattCATGTATGGATttcatgtgtatatatgtgtgtaaaGTGTGCATGCATAGACTTTAATGTGTTAGTTCCAATATATACCTATAAACTTCTTCCCATTcctaaaagcaaaaataatctgGTCTACAAATATCTGGTCTAGGATGAGAGTTTGAGTACTCAGATCTGGGCTTTCTAGTTGCTGTATCGTGCAAAAGACAAACTAGCTGTAAACATTCACATCTAAACTTTAGCTCCAGTCAAATCCTAAAGAAAGGAATATTGAATTTGAGTTTAATTTGGACTTAAGCTACTGCTTTGTAAACTAGTCACTTACACAAATTGTTTGAAAGAACTTCTTAGTTCTGATGATgatgttttgggttgtttttttaaacattgagTTGGAAAAATTACTGTCGATGATTACATAATGTTTTTATTCTACAACAGGATTGCAAGTTTTACCTGGATTCAGACATCATGTTTTTGAACATGGGAAGTTTGGTTGAATACTACAGCACTCATGTCTTACCTAGTCATGACAGCCTGATTCTTCGGTGTCCTTATGGTTATTCTAAACCAAGGTGACATGACTGGCATAATTCTGATGCTTAGGACAGATGGGTTCCCTGCTGCCCTTGAATGAAATGTGGACTCCTGCCACTGCTGGACATCCCATTGTTTGCACACAGAAACTGAGTCTGCTTTAACCATTTATTCTCACATGAATTGTATATAGACTCCATTTAATGAAATCTTGGTAAAACCTTACAATCCAGATCAGTGGATTTTAtggtcttttcttttaaaaagatctgAACTGATGATGCTGTGAAAGCTGTCCATGATACCTACACCTTTTATGAAACTGCTGCTATTACTAATCTCCTTGGAATGTGGAAGATGGACACAAACAAAGAAGTAGTCTGAATACAACCAACACAGAAAAGGTAAACTTCTGAAAGTATATCAGAATTCACTTGTGACAGGGAATACTAATACTCTGACTTGAAGGTATTACTCCTTAAGTCAGGACTGGTGCTCAACGGAGAAGTTTTATATACTTGTATAGTTGACGTGTAAATAATGAAGACTTCTGAGGAAATAATTTGGTTTACTATAGGTAAGGATGATCAGgaaatgtggcttttttttaagccatGTCATACGTAAATGTAATTTCTGATTACAGTGTCTGCAGTAATCAGTATCAGGGTACTATCCAACTGATATGGTTGTGGCATCCCACATGTTACTTAATGGCATGCACTTCAGATAGGCGTGGAACAATACTGACTTGGCTTTCATGGGAGCCCCATTACTTAGTTCAGAACTGGAAGAGTGGGTGCCACTAGTACTTCTAACAGGtatgagaaaagagaaaggactACTTAAGATTAAGGGGAAAGGGACAGAGTCTTTTGAATACCCCAAATTCTGGCTAGCGGTTTTTTTCTCACATTGCCATCATCAAatcttcttcaaaacaaaacacaaataaaacctGAAACCATGAGTGTGATGCTACTATCACTCCAGAAATCTTTGTGGTTAGGATCAGGTTGTCAGCCCATTGCATTCTCTTCTGTTCTAGGGCAAAACATGCTGCCCTAGTCTGCTTTTTGTAGTTCAAGAAgaatttttccattattaaaaTCGTTAGTCAGTtgcatgcaaaataaaatctttttttaacatactaCAAGTAATAGGCATTAGCAGGGTGCTTGTAATATTTGTTCCCTGATATGTTGGGGACAGGTATCCTAAAACCAAGGGCTTGGTATTTATGCCAAAATTATCCTATTCCTAAATTTTAATAGAGaggagaaatttattttaatgaccTGTTAAGTAACTTTCATGATTCAAAAGTACTGTTATAATGGTCTCATATCTCTAATAATGTTTACAAGACTTGTaataataactaaaaaaaaaaaatcctgtcacTCCTGAAACAGGAGAAGGTGTCTAGTTTCTATCAGTCTGAATCTGTATCcataaacttcattttttctgttaagCTTTTCAAAGTTTATACATGTCAGTTTTAATCTTGTTACAATT from Gavia stellata isolate bGavSte3 chromosome 5, bGavSte3.hap2, whole genome shotgun sequence encodes the following:
- the SH3BP2 gene encoding SH3 domain-binding protein 2, whose amino-acid sequence is MMASQEQVWPVPMKAIGAQNLLTMPGGVTKSGYLHKKGGTQLQILKWPLRFVIIHEGCIYYFKSSTSASPQGAFSLNGYNRVMRAAEETTSSNVFPFKLVHISKKHRTWFFSASSEDERKNWMLSLRREIDHYHEKKETITEFSDSGSDADSFYGSVERPIDIKYSHHSADNEDYDQEEEDESYLQPDTSVIVKDDMVLPPAYPPPPVPHVRKAAYSESRAHSFAGKSTVSVPPPPPKRSLPDIKLEDLLNMREPQLQCRAEPNLKIQSSSRRLSEQLPPVPPLPPFKKPACVKESSSLPPEPLPLAEVLATPEGCEKLKTLNLSPRTPPPLPSSKPKLSQFTEKTVEPKVPREHGKPGLFVPPVLPKPPLPSHQPPGIKPRPEKSSCPQLQRSPPDGQSFRSFSFEKPALPSKPNQPDDDSDDDYEKVGLPASIFLNTSESFEVERTFKASSPWGQPQNGLYCIRNSSTKPGKVLVVWDGSAEKVRNYRIFEKDCKFYLDSDIMFLNMGSLVEYYSTHVLPSHDSLILRCPYGYSKPR